In Oryzias melastigma strain HK-1 linkage group LG10, ASM292280v2, whole genome shotgun sequence, a single window of DNA contains:
- the rap2c gene encoding ras-related protein Rap-2c has translation MKEYKVVVLGSGGVGKSALTVQFVTGTFIEKYDPTIEDFYRKEIEVDSSPSVLEILDTAGTEQFASMRDLYIKNGQGFILVYSLVNQQSFQDIRPMRDQIVRVKRFEKVPLILVGNKVDLESEREVAGSEGRALAQEWGCPFIETSAKSKTMVDELFAEIVRQMNYSTLPEKQEQCCTACVIQ, from the exons ATGAAAGAATACAAAGTTGTCGTGCTGGGCAGTGGCGGCGTGGGAAAGTCCGCTCTCACCGTTCAGTTTGTCACTGGGACCTTCATCGAGAAGTACGACCCGACCATCGAGGACTTCTACCGTAAGGAGATCGAAGTGGATTCGTCCCCGTCCGTGTTGGAGATCCTGGACACGGCAGGGACCGAGCAGTTTGCTTCCATGAGAGATCTGTACATTAAGAACGGACAAGGCTTCATTCTGGTCTACAGCCTGGTCAACCAGCAGTCATTCCAG GACATCAGACCGATGCGAGACCAGATAGTCCGTGTGAAGCGCTTTGAGAAGGTTCCGTTGATTCTGGTTGGTAACAAAGTGGACCTGGAATCTGAGCGTGAAGTTGCTGGATCTGAGGGGCGAGCCCTGGCTCAAGAGTGGGGCTGCCCTTTTATCGAAACCTCTGCCAAAAGCAAAACTATGGTGGACGAGCTGTTTGCAGAGATTGTCCGACAGATGAATTATTCCACGCTGCCGGAGAAGCAAGAGCAGTGCTGCACAGCCTGTGTCATTCAATGA
- the si:zfos-80g12.1 gene encoding sestrin-3: protein MILCTNKMEYPLRSQCQRVQKQVMVNGEKERVSLLVMKALVSRGSVDAVSQQMATHPQYLESFLRTQHYILHMDGPLPLPYRHYIAIMAAARHHCDYLVYLHSAQFLRVGGDHLWLQSLEAAPPRLRLLDHINKVLAHQPWLTACSHIQTLLKAGEQCWSLAELVQAVVILAHCHSLCSFVFGCDVNPDFALFSKSPNDTLPAFCPYDAANGNTNVPQSLAAPSEHRTRRRSLESSCEMVFLRERIQKSQEERDKREEQFLQTHQQTDMEEEEEMICFADPSRFITDPDFCYQEFSRREEDRFQVLRIQDYSWEDHGFSLVNRLYSDIGHLLDDRFRSVATLPSLHSPDLKRAVWNYIHCVLGIRYDDYDYGEVNQLLEPDLKLYIKAVACFPDATKTLMCPLSLTAAKSSERIHINLLIMEARLQAELLYALRAITQYMIT, encoded by the exons ATGATCCTCTGCACGAATAAAATGGAGTATCCCTTAAGATCGCAGTGCCAGCGAGTACAAAAACAG GTGATGGTGAACGGTGAGAAGGAGCGAGTGTCGCTGCTGGTCATGAAGGCGCTGGTCAGCAGGGGGAGTGTAGACGCCGTATCCCAGCAGATGGCCACTCACCCCCAGTATCTGGAGAGCTTCCTGCGCACACAGCACTACATCCTGCACATGGACGGCCCCCTGCCGCTGCCATATCGCCATTACATTGCCATCATG GCTGCAGCTCGACATCACTGCGATTACCTGGTGTACCTGCACTCGGCCCAGTTTCTGAGAGTGGGAGGCGACCAtctgtggttgcagagtttggAAGCAGCACCCCCTCGTCTTCGTCTCCTTGACCACATTAACAAGGTGCTGGCCCATCAGCCGTGGCTAACCGCCTGCTCCCATATACAG ACGTTGCTGAAGGCGGGTGAACAGTGCTGGTCACTGGCAGAGCTGGTGCAGGCCGTGGTAATCCTGGCTCACTGTCACTCCCTCTGCAGCTTTGTGTTTGGATGCGACGTGAACCCGGACTTTGCCCTTTTCTCCAAATCTCCCAACGACACGCTGCCAGCCTTTTGCCCCTACGATGCTGCCAACGGCAACACCAACGTGCCTCAGTCGCTCGCCGCCCCCTCTGAACACAGAACTCGACGACGG TCCCTGGAATCGAGTTGTGAGATGGTCTTTCTTAGAGAGAGGATCCAGAAGTCCCAAGAGGAGCGCGACAAAAGAGAAGAGCAGTTTCTGCAGACACACCAGCAAACAG AcatggaagaggaggaggagatgattTGCTTCGCAGATCCGTCGCGCTTTATCACAGATCCTGACTTTTGCTATCAGGAGTTCAGCCGCAGAGAGGAAGATCGTTTCCAAGTGTTGAGAATTCAG GACTATTCGTGGGAGGACCACGGCTTCTCCTTGGTCAACAGACTGTACTCGGACATCGGGCACCTCCTGGACGACAGATTCAGAAGTGTAGCCACCCTCCCCTCATTGCATAGCCCCGACCTGAAGAGAGCCGTCTGGAATTATATTCATTGTGTTTTAGGAATCCG CTATGATGATTACGATTATGGAGAGGTGAACCAGTTGCTGGAGCCAGATTTAAAGCTGTACATCAAAGCTGTCGCTTGTTTTCCCGACGCCACAAAAACTCTGATGTGTCCTCTGAGTTTGACCGCCGCTAAAAGCTCTGAAAGG aTACACATAAATTTACTCATCATGGAAGCCCGGCTGCAGGCCGAGCTGCTCTATGCACTGAGAGCCATCACTCAGTACATGATTACCTAA
- the zgc:92907 gene encoding UDP-N-acetylglucosamine transferase subunit ALG13 homolog: MKTVFVTVGTTKFDELIETVTCSEAAKALKARGYKRLLLQIGRGSFFPDADSCPELKLEVFRFKDSIAEDMKQADLVISHAGAGSCLEALGAGKPLLVVVNDKLMDNHQLELARQLHTDHHLLYCTCSSLTETLKTMDLSVLQPFPPGQPKTFADFLDKVVGLK, translated from the exons ATGAAGACGGTGTTTGTGACCGTCGGTACGACGAAGTTTGACGAGCTGATTGAAACGGTCACGTGCTCTGAAGCTGCAAAG GCATTAAAAGCTCGAGGATACAAGCGTTTGCTTCTGCAGATCGGAAGAGGATCTTTTTTCCCAGATGCCGACAGCTGTCCAGAACTAAAACTAGAAGTTTTTCGATTTAAAGACTCTATTGCTGAGGATATGAAACAGGCTGACCTCGTCATCAGCCACGCag gaGCAGGAAGTTGTCTGGAGGCTCTTGGTGCTGGTAAACCTTTGCTGGTTGTAGTCAACGACAAGCTGATGGACAACCACCAGCTGGAGTTAGCCCGACAGCTGCACACTGACCACCATCTGCTGTACTGCACATGCAG ctcCTTAACAGAAACTCTGAAGACGATGGACCTCTCTGTTCTGCAGCCGTTCCCACCAGGACAACCAAAGACTTTCGCTGACTTTCTGGACAAAGTTGTGGGacttaaatga